DNA sequence from the Cohnella herbarum genome:
TGGAAATTCCATAACGATCCCGAGCATGAATGGTTGTTCGAGCAGGGAGGGAGAACATGAGCATGTTGCGTTTTCCAGAGGGGCGAGCCCTTGATTTCGTTGGACTTGGCAGATTGTGCATCGATCTGAACGCGAACGAAATCCATCGACCGATGGAGGAGACGTTAACGTTCACCAAATACGTTGGGGGATCGCCCGCGAATATTACGATCGCGCTGGCAAGGCTGGGGGCACGTGCGGGATTTATCGGCCGGGTGTCCAACGATCAATTCGGAAGATTTATTACCCGCTACCTGCATGAGGAGAACATCAACGTGGACAACGTGATCGTCGACGATACCGGCAGCGTAACGGGGCTCGCTTTTACCGAGATTAAATCCCCGACCGATTGCAGTATTCTCATGTATCGGGACAACGTGGCCGACCTTAAGCTCGAGCCGGCAGACGTGAGCGAGGAATACATCCGTCAAGCCCGATCTTTGCTGATCTCGGGAACGGCGCTGGCTAAGAGCCCTTCACGCGAAGCCGTTTTCGTCGCTCTGGCTTATGCCCGCAAGCATGGCGTCGTTACGATCTTCGATATTGACTACCGGCCCTATACATGGGTCAACAAGGCAGAAATCGCGGTTTATTGCACAATGGTCGCGGAAAACTGCGACGTCGTCTTGGGAGGGCGAGAGGAGTTCGATTTGCTGGAATCCTCAGAAGGTCCGCAACGACAGGATGACGATGAAACGGCTCGGAAGTGGCTCGATCATCAAGCCCGTATCGTTGTGGTAAAGCGAGGGGGCGACGGCTCTATCGTATACTCGCGCGGAGGAGAGAGGGTCGAAGGGGCGGTGTTCCCGGCGAACGTCGTGAAAACTTTCGGGGCCGGTGATTCGTTCGCGGGAGCGTTCATATACGGTTTGATGCAAGGCTGGAGCCTTGACCGTTGCCAGCAGTACGGCAGCGCGTCCGCGTCGATCGTCGTTTCAAGCCACAGCTGCTCGGATGCGATGCCGACTTTAGACCAAATCCGCGACAGAATAGATCGCTTTGTCCGTAGCGGAACTTGAAGGGGGATATTTCCATTGCTTGTGTACTTAAGGGAGTTGATTCAAGATGCGTCCGGCGGTCATTACGCCATCCCCGCGTTTAACGTTTTCGGTTACGAGGATGCGGTCGCCGTTATACGGGCGGCGGAGGAATTGGATGCTCCAGTCATCCTGGCGACAAATCCGGGGGCCGTCCAACATATGCCTTTTCCTTACATCGCTCCGATTCTGACCCGATTGGCGGAAGACGCGACGGTTCCCGTCGTCGTCCATCTCGATCATGGCAAGTCTTATGAATATGTAGCGATGGCCATGGCATACGGCTATACCTCGGTCATGTTCGACGGCTCCCAGCTCCCTTTGGAAGAAAACATTCGAGTAACAAGGGAAATCGTAAGGCTTGCGGCCATGAGAGGTATATCAACGGAAGCCGAGATCGGTTCCGTAGGTTACAGCGATCCGTCCATCCAGATGAAACACGAGTATTCCGATCCGGAGGAAGTGTTCCGGTTCGCGGAAGAAACGGGCGTCGACGCGGTCGCCGTGTCCATTGGAACCGTGCATCGAATGGAGGTCCAGGGGGCTAAGATCGATTACGATCTGCTCTCGCGCATCGAGGCAAAGGTAGCCGCTCCTCTTGTGCTGCACGGTTCGACGGGGGTGGCGGATGAAGACTTGCGCAAACTGGCAGCCACGCGAATTGCTAAAGTCAACATCGGTACCGCTCTTAGGATGGCGTTCGGCAAGAAGCTTCGGCATGAAATGGAGATTCGTCCGGATGAATACGATCGGATTCGATTGTTCAGTGAACCGATGGAAGCGGTAAAACAAGAAGCATTGCATAAATTTCGAATCCTGGGTTTAGGGAGAGACGCTTAGTGGAAAAAATATTGCAAAATTGGATCGGCGGCGCTTGGGTAGATGCGCAGACGAGCCTGGAAGAGGAAGTTCCGAATCCGGCTACCGGCCTAACGATCGCCCGCGTACCTTTGTCCACCGGAGCGGATGTCGACAAAGCGGTGCAGGCGGCCAAAGTCGCCTATAGAGAGTGGAGTAAAGTTCCAGTCCCGCGCCGCGCTCGCATTTTGTTTAAGTATCAACAACTGCTCGTTCAGCACTGGGACGAATTGGCCCGGCTCGTGACGATCGAGAACGGCAAGAGTTACGGAGAGGCTCACGGAGAAGTACTGCGCGGAATCGAATGCGTGGAATTCGCCGCTGGCGTTCCCACTCTGATGATGGGCTCGACTCTCCCCGACATCGCGACCGGTATCGAATCGTCGATGTATCGTTACCCGATCGGAGTCGTAGGGGGGATTACGCCCTTTAACTTTCCGATGATGGTTCCATGCTGGATGTTCCCGCTCGCCATCGCTTGCGGCAATACGTTCGTGCTCAAGCCTTCCGAACGCACGCCGCTCTTGGCGATTCGGTTGGCCGAATTGTTCAAGGAAGCGGGATTGCCGGACGGCGTACTCAATATCGTTCATGGTTCCCGAGACGTGGTGAACGGAATATTGGAGCATCCCGATATTGCCGCCGTCTCCTTCGTTGGCTCGCAACCGGTCGCTGAATATGTCTACAAAACGGCAGCCGCGCACGGCAAACGGGTACAGGCGCTAGGCGGAGCCAAAAACCACTCCATCGTGCTGCCGGACGCGGATCTGGCTCTAGCGGTGAAGGAGATCACGAATGCGGCTTTCGGATCGGCCGGGGAACGTTGTATGGCTTGTTCGGTAGTCGTCGCCGTTGGAGCAGTAGCCGATGAATTGGTCGAACGGTTAACGGATACGGCCAAGAAGCTTACGATCGGGAACGGATTGGAGAACAGCGTTTTTCTGGGCCCCGTCATTAGGGAATCCAATAAAGCGAGGGCCGTCCATTATATCGAGAAAGGGATCGAAGAGGGAGCCTCTCTCGTATTGGACGGCAGGGAGCACGAAGCCTTCGGGAAATCCGGTTTTTTTATCGGCCCTACGATATTCGATCATGCAAAATACGGCATGAACATATGGACCGACGAAATATTCGCTCCTATTCTGCAGGTCGTAAGAGTCGGGTCGTTGGAGGAAGCGATCGAACTTGCCAATCAATCCGAATTTGCCAATGGCGCCTGCATTTTTACCGATAGCGCAAAAGCCGTACGCGAATTTCGGGAAGCGATCGATGCGGGGATGCTTGGCATTAACGTCGGCGTGCCGGCTCCCATGGCCTTCTTCCCCTTTTCGGGTTATAAGAAATCATTCTATGGAGATCTTCACGCCAACGGAAAGGACGGAGTTGAATTTTATACGCGCAAGAAGATGGTTGTCGCCCGCTATTAGAGCTTCAGTTAAAAAAAGAACAATTTGTTAAAAGGAATTTGGCTGTCTATGATGAATATAACCAAATTCACGACACAATTTGTTTCGATAGCTGGAGGGAACCCCATGGCAACCATTTATGACATCGCCAAAGAAGCCAACGTCTCGATCGCAACGGTCTCCAAAGTCATCAATCAAAATGGCAGAATCAGCGATAAGACCAGAAAACGGGTGTCGGACATTATGAAGAGGCTGAATTATCAGCCAAGCATGGTGGCTTCCGCGCTTACCAAAAAAAGAACGTATACGATCGGTTTGCTTATTCCCGATCTGGCGAACCCGTTCTTTGCCGAAATCGCCAGAAGCGTTGAAGATCGCGCGCATGAGCTCGGGTTCAATTTAGTCATATGCAATACGGACAACGACTCGGTCAAAGAAGAAAGCTACACCGTTCTTCTTAAGCAGAAGGGCGTCGATGGCATCATCTTGGCAACAGGAGCCCACAACAACGCTATCTTAAAAAAGCTGCTTCATCAGAAGCAAGTGATCGCCGTAATCGCCCGGGA
Encoded proteins:
- the iolC gene encoding 5-dehydro-2-deoxygluconokinase; its protein translation is MSMLRFPEGRALDFVGLGRLCIDLNANEIHRPMEETLTFTKYVGGSPANITIALARLGARAGFIGRVSNDQFGRFITRYLHEENINVDNVIVDDTGSVTGLAFTEIKSPTDCSILMYRDNVADLKLEPADVSEEYIRQARSLLISGTALAKSPSREAVFVALAYARKHGVVTIFDIDYRPYTWVNKAEIAVYCTMVAENCDVVLGGREEFDLLESSEGPQRQDDDETARKWLDHQARIVVVKRGGDGSIVYSRGGERVEGAVFPANVVKTFGAGDSFAGAFIYGLMQGWSLDRCQQYGSASASIVVSSHSCSDAMPTLDQIRDRIDRFVRSGT
- a CDS encoding class II fructose-bisphosphate aldolase; its protein translation is MYLRELIQDASGGHYAIPAFNVFGYEDAVAVIRAAEELDAPVILATNPGAVQHMPFPYIAPILTRLAEDATVPVVVHLDHGKSYEYVAMAMAYGYTSVMFDGSQLPLEENIRVTREIVRLAAMRGISTEAEIGSVGYSDPSIQMKHEYSDPEEVFRFAEETGVDAVAVSIGTVHRMEVQGAKIDYDLLSRIEAKVAAPLVLHGSTGVADEDLRKLAATRIAKVNIGTALRMAFGKKLRHEMEIRPDEYDRIRLFSEPMEAVKQEALHKFRILGLGRDA
- a CDS encoding CoA-acylating methylmalonate-semialdehyde dehydrogenase, yielding MEKILQNWIGGAWVDAQTSLEEEVPNPATGLTIARVPLSTGADVDKAVQAAKVAYREWSKVPVPRRARILFKYQQLLVQHWDELARLVTIENGKSYGEAHGEVLRGIECVEFAAGVPTLMMGSTLPDIATGIESSMYRYPIGVVGGITPFNFPMMVPCWMFPLAIACGNTFVLKPSERTPLLAIRLAELFKEAGLPDGVLNIVHGSRDVVNGILEHPDIAAVSFVGSQPVAEYVYKTAAAHGKRVQALGGAKNHSIVLPDADLALAVKEITNAAFGSAGERCMACSVVVAVGAVADELVERLTDTAKKLTIGNGLENSVFLGPVIRESNKARAVHYIEKGIEEGASLVLDGREHEAFGKSGFFIGPTIFDHAKYGMNIWTDEIFAPILQVVRVGSLEEAIELANQSEFANGACIFTDSAKAVREFREAIDAGMLGINVGVPAPMAFFPFSGYKKSFYGDLHANGKDGVEFYTRKKMVVARY